A window of the Salegentibacter mishustinae genome harbors these coding sequences:
- a CDS encoding queuosine precursor transporter, translating to MAKLLLKDKLAAQRVYLILAGLFIASLVVSNLIFQKFFSWDFFGLYTFEISVGILPYPVTFLITDIISEIYGKKKANQVVTTGIFASFFSLLIIYTADAVPATEWSPIGDELFTRVFGATTIAVFASMVAYLLAQYIDIQLFHFWKRLTKGKHLWLRNNFSTFLSQFVDTFSVLFLLCSFNKIEWDLFGGLLLSGFLFKVIVAALDTPLLYASVFAFRKRFNLKQGEELEYE from the coding sequence TTGGCTAAACTTTTACTGAAAGACAAACTCGCGGCACAGCGCGTATATTTAATATTGGCCGGGCTTTTTATCGCCTCCCTGGTGGTTTCGAACCTAATATTTCAGAAATTCTTTAGCTGGGATTTTTTTGGACTCTATACGTTTGAAATTTCTGTGGGAATTTTACCGTATCCGGTTACTTTTTTGATCACCGATATTATAAGCGAGATCTACGGTAAGAAAAAAGCCAACCAGGTAGTAACTACTGGGATTTTTGCATCGTTCTTTTCTTTGTTGATAATTTACACCGCAGATGCAGTACCGGCTACTGAATGGTCGCCAATTGGTGACGAATTATTTACCAGGGTTTTTGGTGCCACCACCATTGCAGTTTTCGCCTCTATGGTTGCCTATTTATTGGCGCAGTATATAGATATTCAATTATTCCATTTTTGGAAAAGATTGACCAAAGGAAAACATTTATGGCTACGGAATAACTTTTCTACCTTTCTCTCGCAGTTTGTAGATACGTTTTCGGTCTTGTTTTTGCTCTGTAGTTTTAATAAAATTGAATGGGACTTATTTGGCGGACTTTTACTTAGCGGATTTTTGTTTAAAGTAATCGTTGCCGCCTTAGATACGCCCCTGCTCTACGCTTCGGTTTTTGCTTTTAGAAAGCGATTTAATCTGAAGCAGGGCGAAGAACTTGAATATGAATAA
- a CDS encoding AsmA-like C-terminal region-containing protein has product MKKALKIIGIVLLVIVVILVAAPFLFESQIKDYVRKTANESVDAQVEFSDISLSFFRSFPQATVVIENFSVINNEPFKGDTLAIGEEAQLEMSIKELFKGADEPKILDNIKVSNTYLNIKVDSLDNANYDIAIEDTTATAKDSASTGFSFDLKHYEINNSRVKYLDEGQKLLLDVEELHHEGTGDFSLAESELDTKSNALVSLDYDGTNYLNRNKVSLDAVIQMDLENMRYTFLENEAMINQLPLTFEGFVQVNEDNNEIDLSFQTPSSDFKNFLAVIPATYAKNIENVETSGDFVVNGKIQGIVDEPYIPKMDIKVSSDNASFKYPDLPKSVQDINIDLQILNETGILEDTYLTFDNVTFRIDQDKFATNGSIKNLMGNMLVDMALQGTLNLANLDQAYPLDLEQDLNGILTADVTTQFDMNSIEKEQYQNVKSNGTASIKNFSYKSPEIPNEVKIANARLNFNQGNVRVPELKLTTGQTDITASGNIENLIGFLFTDQKLKGSFNVDSNVFAINDFMIAETGTGETTSQSSTPSTSEAVKIPSFLDTELAFNVNTVIYDNLELKNAKGTIILKDETATLQNITTDIFGGNINLAGNVSTKGSTPTFEMDLALNSLKIAESFTSLEMLQALAPVAKALEGKLQTNLQLTGNLNEDLTPQLSTLAGNALAEILTADIDPEKLPLLSSLDQQLNFIDLNDIDLDKLKTRLTFKNGMVQIEPFNFNVKGVDVQVSGSHGFDMNMDYTLNLDVPAKMLGSQVGSALSQLSGDELQNMTVALPIGLQGTFQNPQVNVNMQQAVTNLTQRIVAKQKDKLKERGQDAIRDIINKQTGGNQKPQNDTITSQDSTQTQTPKTEEKHRSQEEQVKDAAKDILGGILGKSKKKKDTTSN; this is encoded by the coding sequence ATGAAAAAAGCATTAAAAATAATTGGAATTGTATTGCTGGTAATTGTAGTAATACTGGTTGCCGCACCATTTTTATTTGAATCACAAATAAAGGATTATGTGCGAAAAACCGCCAATGAGAGTGTAGATGCGCAAGTTGAATTTAGCGATATAAGCCTTAGCTTTTTTAGAAGTTTTCCACAAGCTACGGTGGTAATTGAGAATTTTAGCGTGATCAATAATGAACCTTTTAAAGGCGACACACTCGCCATTGGGGAGGAAGCTCAACTGGAAATGTCTATTAAAGAATTGTTTAAAGGAGCCGATGAGCCAAAAATTTTAGACAATATAAAAGTTAGCAATACTTATCTTAATATTAAGGTAGACTCTCTTGACAATGCCAATTACGATATCGCAATTGAAGATACCACTGCGACAGCTAAAGATTCGGCTTCAACCGGATTCAGTTTCGATTTAAAACATTACGAGATCAATAATTCCCGGGTGAAATATCTGGATGAAGGACAAAAATTATTGTTAGATGTAGAAGAGCTTCATCACGAAGGAACCGGAGATTTTTCTTTAGCAGAAAGCGAACTGGACACCAAATCTAATGCGCTAGTTTCTCTAGATTATGATGGTACCAACTATCTGAACAGAAACAAGGTTTCTCTTGATGCCGTGATCCAGATGGATTTGGAAAATATGCGCTATACCTTCCTTGAGAACGAAGCAATGATCAATCAGTTGCCCTTAACTTTTGAAGGATTTGTGCAGGTAAATGAAGATAATAACGAGATAGATTTAAGTTTCCAAACGCCTTCTTCAGACTTCAAAAACTTTCTAGCGGTAATTCCTGCGACCTATGCAAAAAACATTGAAAATGTAGAAACTAGCGGAGATTTCGTTGTTAACGGGAAAATACAGGGAATTGTAGACGAGCCTTACATTCCTAAAATGGATATTAAAGTGAGTTCTGATAATGCTTCCTTTAAATATCCAGATCTACCAAAAAGTGTTCAGGACATCAACATAGACCTCCAGATATTAAACGAAACCGGGATACTAGAGGATACTTACCTCACTTTTGACAATGTAACCTTTAGAATAGACCAGGATAAATTTGCCACCAACGGAAGCATAAAAAACCTAATGGGAAATATGCTAGTTGATATGGCGCTGCAGGGAACTTTAAACTTAGCAAACCTGGACCAGGCTTATCCGTTAGATCTTGAACAGGATCTAAACGGAATTTTAACTGCCGATGTTACTACACAATTTGATATGAATTCTATTGAAAAAGAACAATATCAAAATGTGAAAAGTAACGGTACAGCGAGTATTAAGAACTTCAGTTATAAATCTCCAGAAATTCCTAACGAGGTAAAGATCGCTAATGCGAGATTGAATTTCAATCAGGGTAATGTTCGTGTACCTGAATTAAAACTTACTACCGGGCAAACCGATATTACGGCTTCGGGAAATATTGAAAACCTGATAGGTTTTTTGTTTACTGATCAAAAACTAAAGGGAAGTTTCAATGTAGACTCTAATGTCTTTGCTATCAATGATTTTATGATCGCTGAAACCGGAACTGGAGAAACCACAAGCCAAAGTTCTACACCAAGTACAAGCGAGGCGGTTAAAATACCTTCATTTTTAGATACTGAACTAGCTTTTAATGTAAACACCGTAATCTATGATAACCTGGAGCTTAAAAATGCCAAAGGAACTATTATTTTAAAGGATGAAACAGCCACTCTACAAAATATCACTACCGATATCTTTGGCGGAAATATCAATCTGGCAGGAAATGTTTCTACTAAAGGAAGCACTCCAACTTTTGAGATGGATTTGGCACTGAATTCTCTAAAAATAGCCGAATCTTTTACCAGTTTAGAAATGTTGCAGGCATTAGCACCGGTAGCTAAAGCACTAGAAGGTAAATTACAAACCAATCTTCAGTTAACAGGAAATCTAAACGAAGATCTCACACCGCAATTATCAACTCTTGCCGGTAACGCGCTAGCAGAAATTCTGACTGCAGATATAGACCCGGAGAAACTACCATTACTTTCAAGTCTTGACCAGCAATTGAATTTTATAGACTTAAACGATATTGATCTTGATAAACTAAAAACTCGCTTAACCTTTAAAAATGGAATGGTACAAATTGAACCCTTTAACTTTAATGTAAAAGGGGTAGATGTTCAGGTTTCCGGTAGCCACGGATTTGACATGAATATGGATTACACTTTAAATTTAGATGTGCCAGCTAAAATGTTAGGTAGCCAGGTAGGCAGTGCGCTAAGCCAATTAAGCGGTGACGAACTGCAAAATATGACGGTGGCATTGCCAATAGGTTTGCAGGGTACTTTCCAAAATCCGCAGGTGAATGTAAATATGCAGCAAGCGGTAACTAATCTTACTCAAAGAATAGTTGCAAAGCAAAAAGACAAGCTTAAAGAACGTGGGCAGGATGCAATTAGAGATATCATTAATAAGCAAACCGGTGGAAATCAAAAACCACAAAATGATACCATCACTTCTCAGGATTCTACGCAAACCCAAACTCCTAAAACCGAAGAAAAACATAGAAGCCAGGAAGAGCAAGTTAAAGATGCAGCCAAAGATATTTTAGGAGGTATTTTGGGAAAAAGTAAGAAGAAAAAAGATACTACCAGCAACTAA
- a CDS encoding DUF2797 domain-containing protein, translating to MRYEGVFRKMRTEITDKVQYYMIFEDDFINMNQILGKKISLNFLRFQCLNCGLQKKIFRQGYCYDCFTSIPQAGDWIMKPELSKAHLDEEDRDLDFEKQAQLQPHVVYLANSSNVKVGVTRKTQIPTRWIDQGAHEAIEIVEVPNRYLAGITEVALKDHVSDKTNWRKMLTNEVLDLNLADERDKLKEFIPDEAKEYYLGDRKELEIEFPVLEFPKKIKTLNLGKNPFYEGVLKGIKGQYLIFEDGTVFNVRAHEGFVVELGVK from the coding sequence ATGAGATACGAAGGAGTGTTTAGGAAAATGAGAACCGAGATCACCGATAAAGTTCAGTATTATATGATTTTTGAGGATGATTTTATAAATATGAATCAAATTCTCGGTAAAAAAATAAGCCTTAATTTTCTTCGTTTTCAATGTTTGAACTGCGGACTACAAAAGAAAATATTCCGCCAGGGTTATTGTTACGATTGTTTTACTTCTATTCCTCAAGCCGGAGATTGGATTATGAAACCAGAACTAAGTAAAGCTCACTTAGATGAAGAAGATCGCGACCTTGATTTTGAAAAACAAGCACAATTACAGCCACACGTAGTTTATTTGGCGAATTCCAGTAATGTAAAAGTTGGGGTAACCCGAAAAACACAAATTCCTACACGGTGGATAGACCAGGGAGCGCACGAAGCTATTGAAATAGTTGAGGTGCCTAACCGGTATTTAGCAGGAATAACGGAAGTTGCACTAAAAGATCACGTTTCAGATAAAACCAATTGGCGAAAAATGTTGACCAACGAGGTTTTGGATCTTAATCTAGCAGATGAAAGAGATAAGCTTAAAGAGTTTATTCCCGACGAAGCGAAAGAATATTACCTGGGCGATAGAAAAGAATTAGAAATAGAATTCCCTGTTTTGGAGTTTCCGAAGAAAATAAAAACCCTTAACCTTGGTAAAAACCCATTCTACGAAGGAGTTTTAAAAGGAATTAAAGGCCAGTATTTAATTTTTGAAGATGGCACTGTTTTCAACGTTCGTGCTCACGAAGGTTTTGTAGTAGAATTGGGAGTGAAATAG
- a CDS encoding GH3 auxin-responsive promoter family protein: protein MPIPLVNSVASWFLKKRIHQMELFIKYPHEVQHELLRNLLSKAKNTEIGKKYNFSEIKNHSQFSSRVPIQKYEDYEACIERSRQGETNIFWPTPIKWFAKSSGTTSAKSKFIPVSEDSLEDCHYNAGKDLLCMYLNNNPQSQLFTGKSLRLGGSKEIYKNNGTAYGDLSAILIANMPFWAEFSSTPSNEVSLMNDWEVKMQAIVNETIKENVTSLAGVPSWMLVLLNNILETSGKENLFEVWPNLEVYFHGGVSFDPYAPQYQKILPKEDFRFYEIYNASEGFFACQDQNDSKELLLMLDYGIYYEFIPMDSYGSEQEKAIPLAEVETGKNYAVVITTNAGLWRYKIGDTVKFTSTSPYRIKVTGRTKHHINAFGEELIIENAEEALKKTSLVTNCEIVDYTAAPIFMEGKEKGAHEWIIEFKNPPKDFEKFRYELDLALQQVNSDYEAKRYNNMTLNMPKIHQAREKLFYDWLKKNDKLGGQHKIPRLSNSRNYVEELLGMNS, encoded by the coding sequence ATGCCAATTCCATTAGTAAACTCCGTGGCCTCCTGGTTCCTCAAAAAGCGAATTCACCAAATGGAGTTGTTTATAAAGTATCCTCACGAGGTTCAGCATGAGTTGCTTAGAAACTTGCTTTCCAAAGCTAAAAACACTGAAATTGGCAAGAAATATAATTTTTCAGAAATTAAAAATCACAGTCAGTTTTCGAGCAGGGTTCCTATTCAAAAATATGAGGATTACGAAGCTTGTATTGAACGCAGCCGGCAGGGAGAAACCAATATTTTTTGGCCAACGCCTATAAAATGGTTTGCAAAATCTAGCGGAACCACCAGTGCAAAAAGTAAATTTATCCCGGTAAGTGAAGACTCCCTTGAGGATTGCCACTATAATGCAGGGAAAGACCTGTTATGCATGTATTTGAATAATAATCCGCAATCACAACTTTTTACCGGAAAGAGCTTAAGACTGGGCGGAAGTAAGGAAATTTATAAAAATAACGGCACTGCTTACGGTGATCTTTCAGCGATCTTAATTGCGAACATGCCTTTTTGGGCAGAGTTTAGTAGCACGCCAAGCAACGAGGTTTCCCTAATGAACGATTGGGAAGTAAAAATGCAGGCGATCGTCAACGAAACTATTAAAGAAAATGTAACCAGCCTGGCCGGTGTTCCCAGTTGGATGCTTGTTCTCCTCAATAATATTTTAGAAACCAGCGGAAAAGAAAACCTGTTTGAGGTATGGCCAAACCTGGAAGTTTATTTTCACGGCGGGGTAAGTTTTGATCCTTACGCGCCGCAATATCAAAAGATTTTACCCAAAGAAGATTTCAGGTTTTACGAGATCTATAATGCTTCGGAAGGATTTTTCGCCTGCCAGGATCAAAATGATTCCAAAGAACTTTTACTAATGCTGGATTACGGAATTTACTACGAGTTTATTCCTATGGATAGCTACGGAAGTGAACAAGAAAAAGCAATTCCCCTGGCTGAAGTTGAAACCGGGAAAAATTATGCGGTGGTAATTACCACAAACGCTGGACTTTGGCGCTATAAAATAGGCGACACCGTTAAGTTTACCTCTACGAGTCCTTACCGTATAAAAGTTACCGGGAGAACAAAACATCACATAAACGCATTTGGAGAAGAATTAATTATTGAAAATGCTGAAGAAGCTTTAAAAAAGACTTCCCTGGTAACTAATTGTGAAATTGTGGATTATACCGCAGCACCTATTTTTATGGAAGGAAAAGAAAAAGGCGCGCACGAATGGATTATAGAATTTAAAAATCCGCCGAAGGATTTTGAGAAATTCAGGTATGAACTCGATTTGGCTTTACAACAGGTAAATAGTGATTATGAAGCCAAACGTTATAATAATATGACGCTAAATATGCCGAAAATTCACCAGGCAAGAGAGAAGCTTTTTTACGACTGGCTTAAGAAAAATGATAAACTTGGCGGACAACATAAAATCCCCAGACTATCTAACTCCCGGAATTATGTGGAAGAATTGCTTGGAATGAATTCCTAA
- the hemL gene encoding glutamate-1-semialdehyde 2,1-aminomutase encodes MIYKRSSELFASAQKVIPGGVNSPVRAFKAVGGDPIFIKKAEGPYLYDEDGNKLIDYINSWGPLILGHAHKPVIDAVIDIAKKGTSFGTPTEIETKIAELAIKMVPNIDKIRMVNSGTEATMSAVRLARGFTGKEKIIKFAGCYHGHSDSFLIQAGSGAVTFGTPNSPGVTQGTAKDTLLAKYNDLDNVKELVEANKDEISCIILEPVAGNMGCIPPAKGFLEGLRKICDETGILLVFDEVMTGFRLAPGGVQERMGVNADITCFGKVIGGGLPVGAFAARNEIMDYLAPVGPVYQAGTLSGNPLAMAAGLAMLTELDSKREIFESIDKKTAYLHEGMEKVLTQNNIDFTINRVGSMISVHFGKEPVTDFASAATSANLGTFNKFFHGMLENGIYIAPSAYETWFISDALSYDDLDKTIETVDKVSKTL; translated from the coding sequence ATGATCTATAAGAGAAGTAGCGAATTGTTCGCTTCGGCACAAAAAGTAATTCCTGGCGGAGTGAATTCCCCGGTAAGAGCATTTAAAGCAGTGGGAGGTGATCCCATTTTTATAAAGAAAGCCGAAGGACCTTATTTATATGATGAAGACGGAAATAAATTAATAGACTATATAAATTCGTGGGGGCCGTTAATTTTAGGTCACGCCCATAAACCGGTAATTGATGCGGTAATTGATATCGCAAAAAAAGGGACATCGTTTGGAACTCCTACCGAAATTGAAACCAAAATCGCTGAATTGGCGATAAAAATGGTACCGAATATCGATAAGATAAGAATGGTAAATTCTGGTACCGAAGCAACGATGAGTGCAGTAAGGCTAGCCCGCGGATTTACCGGGAAAGAAAAGATCATAAAATTTGCCGGGTGTTATCACGGGCATAGCGATTCTTTTCTAATCCAGGCCGGTAGTGGTGCGGTTACTTTTGGTACACCAAACAGTCCCGGGGTTACACAGGGAACCGCAAAAGATACCTTGCTTGCTAAATACAACGATCTTGATAATGTAAAGGAGCTGGTAGAAGCGAATAAGGATGAGATTTCCTGTATTATTCTTGAGCCTGTCGCCGGAAATATGGGATGTATCCCGCCTGCTAAAGGTTTCCTGGAGGGATTAAGAAAGATCTGTGATGAAACAGGGATTCTACTTGTTTTTGATGAGGTAATGACCGGATTTAGACTTGCGCCGGGAGGAGTGCAGGAAAGAATGGGAGTGAATGCCGATATTACTTGCTTCGGAAAAGTGATTGGTGGTGGCCTGCCGGTTGGAGCTTTTGCAGCCAGGAATGAAATTATGGATTACCTGGCGCCGGTTGGGCCGGTTTATCAGGCCGGAACCCTGAGTGGAAATCCGCTGGCGATGGCTGCAGGTTTGGCCATGCTTACTGAACTGGATAGCAAAAGAGAGATTTTTGAAAGCATAGATAAAAAGACTGCATACCTTCACGAAGGAATGGAAAAAGTGCTGACTCAAAACAATATTGATTTCACTATAAATAGAGTAGGCTCTATGATCTCGGTTCACTTTGGAAAAGAACCCGTAACCGATTTCGCTTCCGCGGCAACTTCTGCAAATCTTGGAACGTTCAATAAATTCTTCCACGGAATGCTGGAAAATGGAATTTATATCGCACCAAGCGCCTATGAAACTTGGTTTATAAGCGATGCGCTTTCTTATGATGATTTAGATAAGACCATTGAAACTGTAGATAAAGTTTCTAAGACATTGTAA